ACTGCTGCCGATCACCATGACCCGGCGCAGCCAACCCACTGTGCCCGACAACCCCAAGAGCACCTTGAAAGCGCTGATCGGCTTTGCCCCCATGGCCGTAGCCGCCGCGACGCTCTCGGGACTTGCCATGGGCGCGTTCTGGGCAATGACGCCGGTCTACGCCCAGCAGGTGGGTTTCGATACCGCCGGGGTGGGCCTGGTGATGAGTATCTCGATACTCGGCGGTGCGCTCTTGCAGATTCCCATCGGGCGCTTTTCCGACAAGCATGACCGCACCGTAGTGTTGATCTGCGTGACCGTGATGGCCGCCGCCCTTGCTGCCCTGATGCCACTCGCGCCGACCCAGACGATACTGATGGGGATGTTCTTCGTGTGGGGCGGGCTCTCCTTCTCGCTCTATCCACTGGCGGTGGCGCAACTGGTCGATCAGTTGCGCCCCGAGGAGGTGGTCTCTGGCTCCGCCGACATGCTGGTACTGCATGGCGCAGGCTCTGCCGTCGCTCCGCTGGCGGTCGGGGTGGTCATGAACGTCTTCGGCGCTCAGGGGCTACCGCTCTACATCGCCTGCGTACTGGCCCTGCTTGCGGCCTATGCGCTCTATCGGCGGCGCCGTGTCTCGGGAATCATCACTCATACGGCGCACTTCGAACCGATGGTCCAGACCAGCAACCAGGCACTGGCAATGGCCTTCGACGATACCCAGCCCGACCTCTTCGACGACCCCAGCTTCTACGAGGAGCACGAGCGGCAACGCATCATCGATGCCGTGACCCAGGGGCGTTGATCAAGCTCGTCACGCTGCCGTCTCCCCTGCGGTGACGGCAGCGTGACGCACTGCGGGGTCAGCGTCGTATAATCCCGAGACTGGTGGACGACACGGGACGACGTGATGGAAATTACCCAGATGACCGAGGCCGATTTTCGGCGCTTCTGGCCCACCTTCAAATCGGTCGTTGAGGCTCAGGAAACCTACGCCTTCGACCCGCAGATCGGCTATGAAGAGGCTTACCGGCTGTGGTGCGGCGTGCCGCAAGCCACCTTTGTGGCGAAAGAGAACGGCGAGACGCTCGGCTCCTACTACCTCAAGCCCAATGCGGCAGGTCCCGGCGACCATGTCTGCAACTGCGGCTACATGGTCGCTCCCGAGGCGCGAGGCAAGGGGCTTGCCCGCAGGATGTGCGAACACTCTCAGCAAATGGCGATCGAGTCGGGATTTAGCGCCATGCAGTTCAATGCCGTGGTCTCCACTAATGAGGTCGCGGCCAGGCTATGGCAATCGCTTGGCTTCGAAATCATCGGCACGGTGCCAGGCGGCTATCGTCACAAGCGTCATGGATTGGTGGATACCCACATCATGTACAAGGCGCTGCGCGACTAGTCGGGATATCATCATGCTTCCCTTTTAAGGGTGATTGGCCCGGCTCGATAATGGACGCTTGTTATGGCACCTTAGGCTTTCATACTTTTGCCTCAGGGAATTTGCTTATGACACCGAAGCTGTTGAGCTTGACCGTAGCCTCCTCCCTGCTTGTCGGCTGCGCTGCTCACCAGGCGCCACCCGCCACAGGCGAGGGAGAGCAGGCGCAGGTCTGCAGGGAGACCAGCGAAGCGGAGATCGCCTCGCTGTTCGAGCGCTGGAATGACTCCCTCCAGACCGGCGAGCCCCGCAACGTGGTCGCAAACTATGCCGAAGATGCGATTCTGCTGCCCACCGTCTCCAACGTTCCACGCCTGACCGCCGCTGAAAAGCAGGACTATTTCGAGCACTTCCTCAGCGCCCGTCCCTCCGGCGAGATCGACATGAGCCACATCCAGATCGGCTGCAACACCGCCGTGGACGCCGGTCTCTATACCTTCACCTTCGCCGAAACCGGTGCTGTGGTCAGCGGTCGCTACAGCTACACCTACCGCTGGGATGGCGACGAATGGCTGATCACCAGTCACCACTCCTCCGCGATGCCCGAGTAAGCGCCGCTCATAGAACAGTCATAGACTGACCCATCGGCCTGCGGTTACCGCGGGCCACTCACCTCCGGGTCCAGAGTTTGGATACCTGAAGCCGACAATGGCCGCTGTGGCACGGTTACTGCTTGTATAAAGCGTACCCGTCACTAGGAACTGCCATGCGAACACTGCTGCGCCCGATCCGCTCGATTCTCTGGAGTGTGGCACTGCTGCTGCTCGGCAATGGGTTGATGAACACCTTGTTGACGCTACGCGGTACTGCCGAAGGGTTCTCCTCCACCCTGCTGGGCATGGTCATGTCCGGCTATTTCATTGGCTTCATCTGCGGTACCTGGGTCAGCGGCCGACTGATACGACGCATGGGCCATATCCGCACCTTCGCCTTCTGTGCGGCGATCTGCGCATCAGCGGCACTGCTGCATGTCATCTTCATCAACCCCTGGGCCTGGCTTGCCTTGCGCTTTGCCTATGGCCTGTCATTCATCACACTGATCACGGTGATCGAGAGCTGGCTCAACAGCCAGGCAGCCAGCCATGAACGAGGGCGTATCTTTGCCAGCTACATGGTGGTCAACCTCGGGGCGCTGGCCATCGCGCAACAGATACTGCGACTGGATAGCCCCGAGGGCTTCCTGCTGTTCATGTTGATCTCGATCCTGATCAGCTGGGCACTGCTGCCGATCACCATGACCCGCCGTGCCCAACCGAAAATTTCCGAGCGCCCGAAGAGCAGCCTGAAAGCGCTGTTGGGCTTTGCTCCTCTGGCCGTGGCATCAGCGGCACTGTCGGGCATGGCCATGGGGGCGTTCTGGTCGATGACGCCGGTCTACGCCACGCAGCTTGGCTACGATACCGGCGGGGTGGGTCTGGTGATGAGTGCCGCCATCGTCGGCGGCGCACTATTGCAGATCCCCATCGGGCGCTTCTCCGACCGACACGATAGGCCTCGCGTACTCACCTGGGTAGTACTGCTGGCAGCGGCCGTGGCCGCCATGATGCCACTGGCACCAACCCAGGAGGCGTTGCTGGGCCTCTACTTCGTCTGGGGCGGACTCGCCTTTTCGCTCTACCCGCTCGCCGTGGCGCAACTGATCGACCAACTCCACCCCGACGAAATCGTCGCCGGCTCGGCCGACATGCTGGTCATGCATGGTGCCGGCTGCGCCGTGGCGCCCATGGCGGCAGGCACGATCATGCACGCCTTCGGCAGCCACGGCCTGCCGATCTACATCGCCTGCGTATTGAGCCTGCTTGGCATGTTCGCCATCTATCGCCGCCGCCATGTGACCGCGCTCGTCACCCATACGGCACACTTCGAGCCGATGGTGCAGACCAGTACCCAGGCACTGGAGATGATCTTCGACGACACCCAGCCCGACCTGTTCGATGATCCCAGTTTCTATGAGGAGGACGAGCGGCAGCGCCTGATCAATACCTTCAGGCAACCTGTATGACCCTACAGACGCAAATGACCATGCATACGCTAATATTGGGCTAGCTGATGCGCTCGGAGCTCTTGCCATGCCACGGTACGATCACTACGCCCCCTCTTGGACGCTGCGCGACGCCCAGATAGCCGATATGGCGGGGGTACAGACGCTCTATACCCATCATGTGCTGTATGGTACCGCCTCGTTCGAGGAGACGCCTCCCGGCGTGGAGGAGATGCGGGCCCGGTACGAGGCGGTGCTGGCCGCCGGCCTCCCCTACCTGGTGGCGGTCGAGGAGGGCGAGGTGATCGGTTTCTGCTATGCGACCCCCTACCGGCCCCGTCCCGCCTATCGCTATACCCTCGAGAACTCGATCTACATGGCGGAAGGGGCGGCTGGTCGCGGTATCGGCACGGACCTGCTGCGAACCTTGATCGCACGCTGCGAACGGGGCCCGTGGCGACAGATGCTCGCCGTCATCGGCGGCAGCGACAATGCAGGCTCGATCGCCCTGCATCGCAAGTGCGGCTTTGAGCCTGCCGGCACATTCCGCTCGGTCGGCTTCAAGTTCGGTGCCTGGCGGGACACGGTACTGATGCAGCTTGCACTGGGACCCGGGGACCGTACTCACCCCATCACTTGACATCATCTCGATATGAAAATACGCAAGTCCGCAAACAAGGATCTGAACAGACTCGTTGAGTTGAATCACCAAATAGACAGGCTTCACCACGAGAACGCTCCAAATGTCTTTCTACCCCCTTCAGAAGATGAAAGAGCCTTCCTGAGCAGCATGGTCCCGAGAACAGGGGCAAGCGAAATGCACCTTGAAGTCATGCAGTTCAACGAAAGGGGCCAACGATTCTATGAAAGGCTGGCCTTTGTAACCCAGTCACGGATTCTGGCAAGGCCGTAGCGAGATAGTGAATCACGTTAGGCCATGGTTGTATGAAGAGGTGTGCTACCCTGACGGCCCACTTGCCGTCGGCGCCATTATGAACATCAACGTGACCACGCTTCCCGAGCCGGGCATCAGCTGTTCGAACTGCCATGCGTGCTGCTGCCGCCTGGAGGTCATGCTGATCTCGGATACCGGGGTGCCGGAGCACCACAGCGTCTCCGATGAGTGGGGCGGTGAGGTGATGGCGCGGCTGGCGGATGGATGGTGCTCGGCGCTGGATCGCAGCACGATGATGTGCAGCATCTACGAGAACCGCCCCTGGATCTGCCGGGAGTTCGAGATGGGCTCCTATGAGTGCATCACTGAGCGCGAAGCGCACATGTAAGGCGCACCACAGCGGCCCCGCCCCGCCTACCGCTACAGGGCGAAAAAATCCGGTCATATTGGCGATTGATGCCGTACTTGGTCATGCCATCCTTGATCAGCTCAACGCGAAGATGAATCCAGCCAGCCATCTCGATGACGCCGCAGAAAGGGCGTTCCGCTAGCCGTCACTCACCCAATACGTGAACATCGTCTCCCAGTACATCCTCGATATAGAGCATCTGCACGGCAACCACCACCACCACGGCGATTGGCGCGGCCAGGATCACCCCCGCCAGACCGGCGACGGCACCGCCGGCAAGCTGGACAATCACGGTGTATGCCGGGGGAAGATGGACTACGCCCTTGGCGGCCAACGGCATGACCACGTTGGCCTCTACCGTTTCGATCACGAAGTAGAAAAGGATGGCGTAAAGCGCCAGTTCCGGCCCCTCCATCAAGGCTATCAGTGCGGTCGGAATCATCCCCAGTATCGGCCCGAGATAAGGTATGAACGTGAGCAAGCCACCAATCACTCCCAGCGCGATCGGCATCGGCACGCCAAGAAAGGTCAGCCCTATACTGACACCGACACCGACGAACACCATGGAGATGAGGCGGCTCAATAGCCAGAGCCGCAAGGACCGCCCCTCCATGGCGAGCACTTCCTGTATCCGTTCACGGTGCGCCTTCGGGAACAGGCTAACCACGTTACCGGCATACATGGCGGGACTGATCACCAGGTAAATGCCGATCAGCAGTATGAGAAAGAAGCTGGTAATGGCCCCGAACGTCGTCGAAAACATCCCGGTGAACTGTCCGATCATTTCCTGATTGATGAATTGCGTCGGCTCCTCCATCTCCTCTATTTCATCCAAGGCCTGCTCGCCGCCCGGCAGCTGCTGCAACACGCTGGCGAATTGCTCAATGGCTGCAGGCAATTGCTGGACTAGCTGGGGCAACTGCTCTGCCACCTGGGGACCGATAAGAGCACCAAGTCCCACGATAAACAGCACGATCAGGAAAAAGGCCAGCGACAGTGTCCATTTGCGTGTCAGCGGCAAGTACCGGCTAATTAAGCGAGCCATCCCATCGATCGCCACGGCAACCAGGATGCCGGCAAATACCAATAGCAGTACATCGATCAACTGACCGGCAAAGTAGATCAGCACAGCCACCAGTGCGGCCAGACTGATCACGATCAGTGACCGTTTGGCGAAGCGTGCGGTGTTACCGAAGCCATCTTCCATTACAGCTCCTTGCGTTGGGGATTCTACCGCCGAGTGTAGCTGCCCAGTCCCGCCCCGATAGGATGAATCTCCTTTTTATGCCGCGTAGCGGCCGTGACGCAGCTTTTGGCCAGGTGCCGCAGAGGTAGGCGCCGCGAGCGCCGCGCCATGTGTCATTATCTCCATTTCACCCACGAGTTCATGGCCCGTTGCCCGGGTACGGAAAGCCCGGATGGCGTTGACCAACTGGCACGTCTCGCGTTGCAGCTGCTGGGTTGCGACAAAGGTGGATTGCAGTTCGATGGCACTCTGCTGGACGCCCTGCTCCATCTGGTTGACCGCCTCGCCGATCTGACCGATACCGTTGCGCTGTTCGCGGGAGGCTGAGCTGATCTCCTCCATGATATCGTTGACCCGGCTGCTGGCGCCCAGCACCCGCTGGATGGAGGCCTCGGTCTGCTTGACGACCTCGGCCCCGGCATCGATCTCGGCGCTGGTCTGGTGAATCAGCTGGTGAATCTCCTTGGCGGCGGTGGCGGAGCGGCTGGCCAGGTTGCGCACTTCACCGGCGACCACGGCGAACCCCCGCCCCTGATCGCCGGCCCGCGCCGCCTCCACCGAGGCGTTCAGCGCCAGGATATTGGTCTGGAAGGCGATGCCATCGATCACCGAGACCACCTCGGCCATGCGCCGCGAGCTCTCGATGATCGACTGCATGCGACACACCACCTGCGACATGCCCTCCCCGGCACCCTCCACTTCACGCATGTTGGAGACTGCCAGCTGGCTGGCCTGCTGGGCATTGTCGGCATTCTGCTGCACGGTGGTGGTCAGCTCCTCCATGCTCGCCGCGGTCTGCTGGATGGAGGCCGCCTGGCCGTCGCTGCGCCGAGAGATCTCCTCGTTACTGGAGCGGATCGAATCGACCGCCGGCTTGACGCTGCCGATGCCGGCATTGACGTCGGCGACGATGCCGCCAAGGCCCTTCTTCATAGTGGCGAGCGCCTCGACCAGACGCCCGATGTCGTCGTTACCGTGCGGCGGCACCTGTACCGTGAGATTGCCCGCCGCCACCTGCAGCACGAAACGTCGCGACTCGTCGATACCGCCCGTAATGCTGCGATGGATGCTGATACCGAGTCCCAGCAGGATCGCCAGCAGGCCAGCACCAAGCACGAGCATCGGCCACGCGGCAAGCACCGAGCCCTCGCGCCAGAGCGAGGCCATCATGGCTATCAGCGCGCCACAACTGAGCAGCGTCAGTGCCGCGGTGCGCAGGCTCGCCGAGCGCCATTCGGTCGCTCCCAGGCGCGCCAGCACGCCCTTCCGGCGAACTTCCCCGCGCTGCAAGCGGTAGCCGCCACCCTTCCCTTCCCGAATCGCACGGTAGGCATCGTCAGCCGCCTGCACATCCTCCCGTGAGGGGCAGACCCGCAGCGAAGCGTAGCCCACCACCTGGTCCATCTCCTTGACCGGTACCACGCTTGCCCGCACCCAGTAGTGGTCGCCATTCTTGCGCCGGTTCTTGACCAACCCCGACCATACCTCTCCCTCCTTGAGTGTCTTCCAGAAATTCTCGAACGCCTCGGGCGGCATGTCGGGGTGGCGTACCAGGTTGTGATCGGCGCCGATCAGCTCCTCGACCGAGAAGCCACTGGCCTTGACGAAGGCCGGATTGGCATAGGTGATACGCCCCTTGAGATCGGTGCGCGAGATCAGCAGATCCTCCTCCGACAGCAGGTACTCGTGTTGGGTAACCGGGGTATTCAGACGCATGTGGCGCTCCCTTCGGGCATGAACCAACCGCGCAGCTCGCCGGGGTACCTTTATCGAACAGGTATCAAGTCATGGCGAGGCGCGCGGGATGGGAGTGGATGATCGATAGGAGCACTATCGGTTAAGCGAAGGGATTGTTTAGCCACAGGCCCGAGAATGCGGGCAATTGAGGACATGGCTTACAAAATGCACAGCGATCAGGCCTTTTTGACGAATTCGGACTTCAGCTTCATCGCGCCCACGCCATCGATCTTGCAGTCGATATCGTGATCGCCATCGACCAGGCGGATGTTCTTGACCTTGGTACCGACCTTGACCACCAGCGACGAGCCCTTGACCTTGAGATCCTTGATCACCGTGACCGTGTCGCCATCCTGCAGGAGGTTGCCGTTGGCATCGCTTACCGCGCGCGCATCGCCCTCCTCGGCGCCCGCCCTCTCCTGCGGCCACTCATGGGCGCACTCTGGGCAGACGAATAGGGTCAGCTCCTCGTAGGTGAATTCCGAACCGCACTGCGGACAAGGGGGTAGCGAGCTCATGGCAAGGCCTTCTGGACATGGAAGCGGGAACGCGAGGCTGCGCAGTTTACCGGCTGCGCCCGTGCATTCCCACCCGGCTCGGCAACCCCGAGCTACCTGACCAGCAGCGCCACGACGCTCAGAGCCAGCAGTCCTCCTCGATGACCTTCGCCGCCTGGTCCAGGCCGTGGGCAGGCGCCGCGATGGCGATGCCCTTGGAGGCCAATTGCGGCTAGGTGAAGCCGATCGCCATCAGCAGCGCGACCGTAATGGCGCCCATCAGATACCAGTGAAGACCACGCCTCAGTGCTTCTATTCCCTTGATCGTCACACCGGGATGCTTGTCGATCCAGGCAAGTGGAGTCAGCACGAAGACCCCGGTGGAACCATGCTGGCCTTTTCGGGCGCCTCGGCCATGCGCACCACGCTGCCCACCATGATCAGGCACGGCGAGGGCAGCGGGCTCACTGCCAGCTGGCGCGGCATGTCGTCCAAGGTGCCGATCAATGTCTGCTGCTCCGGCAGGCTGGCGTTGGCGATCAGCATCATCGGCCAGTCGTCGGGAAGCCCCGCGCGGCGCAGCCCGGCGCAGATGGCGTCGACCTTGGAGAGTCCCATGTAGAACACCAGGGTCTCGTCGCGTCGCGCCAGGGTCGCCCACTCCGGCTCGCCCCCCTCGCGGCACACCTGGGCGGTGATGAAGCGCAGCTGCTGGGCATGGGCGCGGTCGGTCAGGGCCATGCCCATCGCCGCAGCAGCGCCGGAAGCGGCGGTGATGCCAGGCACTATCTCGGTGGGAACGCCGGCCTGGGCAAGGGCGGCAAGCTCTTCGCCCATGCGCCCGAACACGCCGGGGTCGCCACCCTTCAGGCGCACCACCGACTTGCCCTCGCCTGCCAGCTTGACCAGCAGCGCACCGATCTCGGCCTGCGGCACGCTATGGTGGCCGGCCTCCTTGCCGACATAGTAGCGCTCGCTGCCAGCGGGAATCATCGCCAAGGTGTCATCGCCCACCAGACGATCGTAGACGACGGCATCGGCCTGCATCAGCAGTCGAGCGGCGCGCAGGGTGAGCAGATCGGCACTGCCGGGACCAGCACCGACCAGGTAGGTCTTGCCCGGCAAACACTCGCCCCGTGTGGGTACGGAAACCCTACCGGCATCTCGTGTTGCGCCCAGTGTTTCCGAAAGAGCGCAGGAAACCCCTGCACCCAGCCGGGGCAGGAAACCCAGCAGATCACTCAGCTTCGGCTTCCAGCTTTTCATTTGTGCCAGCATGGGCGGTTTCCTCTTCGATCAGAGATTTCAATTCGGGAATGCAGGAGCCGCACTGGGTGCCGCAGGCGAGCCTGGCGCCCAGTGCCTCGATAGTGGTATCGCCGCTGCGAATGGCGGTGACGATGGTCTTGCGACCCACCTGGTGACAGCTGCATACGGTCGGCCCCGCATCGGCCTCGCCGCTATCGCAGCCGGCCAGCAGTCGGCGGCGATGCTGCGTCTCAAGCGTCTCGCCGCGCAGCGCTTCGCCGAAGCGCTCGTCAAGCCAGGCAAGGCCGGGCAGCTCGGCGGGCGGGGCCACCATCAGCCACCAGCGCAGACGACCATTCTCGATCCCGGCAGCACGCAGTCGGCCGCTGCTGGCATCCTCGGCCCACAGCGTCGGCTCGCCCGGCAGGTGGGCAGTGGCCCAGCGCATCCAGTCACGTGAGGTACCATCGCGCTCGCCGCCCGCCAGTTGCCAGCGCTGGCAGTGCGCCAGAGGAATGCGTGTCCAGTAGTGGGTCTCCTCGCACCAGCTCGGCAGGCCGGTCGGTGGGTCGGCCACCAGCAGGGTGGCTTCCCAGCCGTGCGCCAGGGCAGCCAGCATGACAGCGCCGTGCTTGGACTCCGGTTGGCCGGAGAGCGGGTCGAGGTGCGCCTCGAGCAGGCTGCCGGTACGCGCCCTGGCGCTGAAGCGGTCGCTCCAGTGAATGGGAATGAAGACTTCACCGCGGCGCTGTCCCTTGGCCACGCGCACCCGACCGCGAAACTCGCCGCCGGGGGTGGTCAAGCAGGCAAGCTGCTGATCCTTGAGGCCATGGTGGCTGGCATCATCGGGGTGCACCTCGATAAAGGGCTCGGTGCGGTGATTCATCAGGCGCGGGGCGCGAGCAGTACGCGTCATGGTGTGCCACTGGTCGCGCACACGACCGGTATTGAGGCGCAGCGGCCGCGACGCGCTGAGCTGCTGAATCGGCAGTTGCGGGCGCACGGCGATCAACCGGGCCAGGCCATCCGGCGTGGCGAAGCGGCCATTCTCGAACAGCCGCGCGGTACCATGGGGGGCACTCGCCGTCACCGGCCACTGGATCGGCGCCAGGGCGTCGTAGGCGGCGCGGTCGAGGCCAGCCAGCCCCGAGATATCGAACATCCGACGGCTATCACTCGGGTTGTCATCAGCATTCTCGAAGGCGGAAAGGCGCGCATGCTCATCGAATATCTCGCCGGGATGGGTGTAGCCGAAAGCCTCGCCAAAGCCCATGCGCCGGGCAACCTCGCTCATGATCCACCAGTCGTGGCGCGCCTCGCCGGGCGGCGGCAGCATGCCGCGCTGGCGCGAGATGCGCCGCTCGGAGTTGGTCACGGTGCCATCCTTCTCCGACCAGCCCGAGGCGGGCAGCACGATGTCGGCATAGGCCAGCATGTCGGTGTCGGCCACGCACTCGGAGACGATCACCAGTGGGCATTTTTCGAGTGCCGCACGCACGCGGTTGGCATCGGGCAGGCTCACCGCCGGGTTGGTGGCCATCACCCACAGCGCCTTGATCTCGCCGCGCTCGATCGCCTCGAAGATCTCCACCGCCTTGTAGCCTGGTCCTTGTGGCAGGCTCGGCGCCAGACTCTCGGTGCTCCAGAAGCGCGCCACCCGGTCGATGGCGCCAGGCGTGTGGTAGTCCATGTGCGCGGCGAGCTGGTTGGCAAGCCCGCCCACCTCGCGACCGCCCATGGCGTTGGGCTGCCCGGTGATCGAGAAGGGCCCCGCCCCGGGCAGACCGATCTTGCCGCCGGCCAGATGGCAGTTGATGATCGCGTTGCACTTGTCGGTGCCGCTTGAGGACTGGTTGATGCCCTGCGAATACATCGTCACCACGTGCAGCTGGCTGGCGAACCAGTAGTAGAA
This DNA window, taken from Halomonas sp. TA22, encodes the following:
- a CDS encoding MFS transporter, with product MSSEPRENAMRALLRPVRAILGSVALLLLGNGLINTLLTLRGAHEGFSTPLLGMIMSGYFVGFVCGTWVSGRLIRRIGHIRAFAFCAAICASGALLHIIFIDPWAWLVLRFLYGLSFVTLMTVIESWLNSQAAAHERGKIFAIYMVVNLGAIALAQQILRLDTPDGSLLFAMTTILICWALLPITMTRRSQPTVPDNPKSTLKALIGFAPMAVAAATLSGLAMGAFWAMTPVYAQQVGFDTAGVGLVMSISILGGALLQIPIGRFSDKHDRTVVLICVTVMAAALAALMPLAPTQTILMGMFFVWGGLSFSLYPLAVAQLVDQLRPEEVVSGSADMLVLHGAGSAVAPLAVGVVMNVFGAQGLPLYIACVLALLAAYALYRRRRVSGIITHTAHFEPMVQTSNQALAMAFDDTQPDLFDDPSFYEEHERQRIIDAVTQGR
- a CDS encoding GNAT family N-acetyltransferase; the encoded protein is MMEITQMTEADFRRFWPTFKSVVEAQETYAFDPQIGYEEAYRLWCGVPQATFVAKENGETLGSYYLKPNAAGPGDHVCNCGYMVAPEARGKGLARRMCEHSQQMAIESGFSAMQFNAVVSTNEVAARLWQSLGFEIIGTVPGGYRHKRHGLVDTHIMYKALRD
- a CDS encoding DUF4440 domain-containing protein, whose protein sequence is MTPKLLSLTVASSLLVGCAAHQAPPATGEGEQAQVCRETSEAEIASLFERWNDSLQTGEPRNVVANYAEDAILLPTVSNVPRLTAAEKQDYFEHFLSARPSGEIDMSHIQIGCNTAVDAGLYTFTFAETGAVVSGRYSYTYRWDGDEWLITSHHSSAMPE
- a CDS encoding MFS transporter, whose protein sequence is MRTLLRPIRSILWSVALLLLGNGLMNTLLTLRGTAEGFSSTLLGMVMSGYFIGFICGTWVSGRLIRRMGHIRTFAFCAAICASAALLHVIFINPWAWLALRFAYGLSFITLITVIESWLNSQAASHERGRIFASYMVVNLGALAIAQQILRLDSPEGFLLFMLISILISWALLPITMTRRAQPKISERPKSSLKALLGFAPLAVASAALSGMAMGAFWSMTPVYATQLGYDTGGVGLVMSAAIVGGALLQIPIGRFSDRHDRPRVLTWVVLLAAAVAAMMPLAPTQEALLGLYFVWGGLAFSLYPLAVAQLIDQLHPDEIVAGSADMLVMHGAGCAVAPMAAGTIMHAFGSHGLPIYIACVLSLLGMFAIYRRRHVTALVTHTAHFEPMVQTSTQALEMIFDDTQPDLFDDPSFYEEDERQRLINTFRQPV
- a CDS encoding GNAT family N-acetyltransferase — its product is MPRYDHYAPSWTLRDAQIADMAGVQTLYTHHVLYGTASFEETPPGVEEMRARYEAVLAAGLPYLVAVEEGEVIGFCYATPYRPRPAYRYTLENSIYMAEGAAGRGIGTDLLRTLIARCERGPWRQMLAVIGGSDNAGSIALHRKCGFEPAGTFRSVGFKFGAWRDTVLMQLALGPGDRTHPIT
- a CDS encoding YkgJ family cysteine cluster protein — encoded protein: MNINVTTLPEPGISCSNCHACCCRLEVMLISDTGVPEHHSVSDEWGGEVMARLADGWCSALDRSTMMCSIYENRPWICREFEMGSYECITEREAHM
- a CDS encoding AI-2E family transporter, encoding MEDGFGNTARFAKRSLIVISLAALVAVLIYFAGQLIDVLLLVFAGILVAVAIDGMARLISRYLPLTRKWTLSLAFFLIVLFIVGLGALIGPQVAEQLPQLVQQLPAAIEQFASVLQQLPGGEQALDEIEEMEEPTQFINQEMIGQFTGMFSTTFGAITSFFLILLIGIYLVISPAMYAGNVVSLFPKAHRERIQEVLAMEGRSLRLWLLSRLISMVFVGVGVSIGLTFLGVPMPIALGVIGGLLTFIPYLGPILGMIPTALIALMEGPELALYAILFYFVIETVEANVVMPLAAKGVVHLPPAYTVIVQLAGGAVAGLAGVILAAPIAVVVVVAVQMLYIEDVLGDDVHVLGE
- a CDS encoding methyl-accepting chemotaxis protein → MRLNTPVTQHEYLLSEEDLLISRTDLKGRITYANPAFVKASGFSVEELIGADHNLVRHPDMPPEAFENFWKTLKEGEVWSGLVKNRRKNGDHYWVRASVVPVKEMDQVVGYASLRVCPSREDVQAADDAYRAIREGKGGGYRLQRGEVRRKGVLARLGATEWRSASLRTAALTLLSCGALIAMMASLWREGSVLAAWPMLVLGAGLLAILLGLGISIHRSITGGIDESRRFVLQVAAGNLTVQVPPHGNDDIGRLVEALATMKKGLGGIVADVNAGIGSVKPAVDSIRSSNEEISRRSDGQAASIQQTAASMEELTTTVQQNADNAQQASQLAVSNMREVEGAGEGMSQVVCRMQSIIESSRRMAEVVSVIDGIAFQTNILALNASVEAARAGDQGRGFAVVAGEVRNLASRSATAAKEIHQLIHQTSAEIDAGAEVVKQTEASIQRVLGASSRVNDIMEEISSASREQRNGIGQIGEAVNQMEQGVQQSAIELQSTFVATQQLQRETCQLVNAIRAFRTRATGHELVGEMEIMTHGAALAAPTSAAPGQKLRHGRYAA
- a CDS encoding zinc ribbon domain-containing protein YjdM, which translates into the protein MSSLPPCPQCGSEFTYEELTLFVCPECAHEWPQERAGAEEGDARAVSDANGNLLQDGDTVTVIKDLKVKGSSLVVKVGTKVKNIRLVDGDHDIDCKIDGVGAMKLKSEFVKKA
- the cobA gene encoding uroporphyrinogen-III C-methyltransferase; the encoded protein is MLAQMKSWKPKLSDLLGFLPRLGAGVSCALSETLGATRDAGRVSVPTRGECLPGKTYLVGAGPGSADLLTLRAARLLMQADAVVYDRLVGDDTLAMIPAGSERYYVGKEAGHHSVPQAEIGALLVKLAGEGKSVVRLKGGDPGVFGRMGEELAALAQAGVPTEIVPGITAASGAAAAMGMALTDRAHAQQLRFITAQVCREGGEPEWATLARRDETLVFYMGLSKVDAICAGLRRAGLPDDWPMMLIANASLPEQQTLIGTLDDMPRQLAVSPLPSPCLIMVGSVVRMAEAPEKASMVPPGSSC
- a CDS encoding nitrate reductase, whose product is MHQVRTTCAYCGVGCGVTATVEEGVMTEVSGDTEHPANYGRLCVKGAALHETLGDRGRLIRPRVDGVEVDWDAALEAVVERLTAIRDADGTQAVAAYLSGQLLTEDYYVANKLFKGFLGTPHLDTNSRLCMASAVAGYKRAFGADAVPCSYEDLEEAELVVLVGSNLAWNHPVLYQRLRVAKQRNPLMRVVVIDPRVTDTCEIADLYLGLKPGSDARLFNGLLAWMADRGRLDQPYLERHTQGLDEALAAAREGDASIEAIAGDCDVDPERLETFYYWFASQLHVVTMYSQGINQSSSGTDKCNAIINCHLAGGKIGLPGAGPFSITGQPNAMGGREVGGLANQLAAHMDYHTPGAIDRVARFWSTESLAPSLPQGPGYKAVEIFEAIERGEIKALWVMATNPAVSLPDANRVRAALEKCPLVIVSECVADTDMLAYADIVLPASGWSEKDGTVTNSERRISRQRGMLPPPGEARHDWWIMSEVARRMGFGEAFGYTHPGEIFDEHARLSAFENADDNPSDSRRMFDISGLAGLDRAAYDALAPIQWPVTASAPHGTARLFENGRFATPDGLARLIAVRPQLPIQQLSASRPLRLNTGRVRDQWHTMTRTARAPRLMNHRTEPFIEVHPDDASHHGLKDQQLACLTTPGGEFRGRVRVAKGQRRGEVFIPIHWSDRFSARARTGSLLEAHLDPLSGQPESKHGAVMLAALAHGWEATLLVADPPTGLPSWCEETHYWTRIPLAHCQRWQLAGGERDGTSRDWMRWATAHLPGEPTLWAEDASSGRLRAAGIENGRLRWWLMVAPPAELPGLAWLDERFGEALRGETLETQHRRRLLAGCDSGEADAGPTVCSCHQVGRKTIVTAIRSGDTTIEALGARLACGTQCGSCIPELKSLIEEETAHAGTNEKLEAEAE